One genomic region from Burkholderia latens encodes:
- a CDS encoding phosphoribosyltransferase codes for MTQQITMTAADLMTDPRNDDKNLWVGWDEYHRLIELLALQVHESGWKFDQILCLARGGLRVGDQLSRIYDVPLAILATSSYREAAGTEQGELDIAQYITMTRGNLAGNVLLVDDLVDSGVTLARVQEHLKERYPSVTAVRSAVLWYKGCSKVKPDYHTQYLPTNPWIHQPFEEWDTVRPHNLEAWIKRGRAQRDGSGA; via the coding sequence ATGACGCAGCAAATCACGATGACGGCGGCAGACTTGATGACCGATCCGCGCAACGACGACAAGAACCTGTGGGTGGGCTGGGACGAATACCATCGTCTGATCGAGTTGCTCGCGCTGCAGGTGCATGAATCCGGCTGGAAGTTCGACCAGATCCTGTGCCTCGCACGCGGCGGCCTGCGCGTCGGCGACCAGCTGTCGCGCATCTACGACGTCCCGCTCGCAATCCTCGCGACGAGTTCGTACCGCGAAGCGGCCGGCACCGAGCAGGGCGAGCTCGACATCGCGCAGTACATCACGATGACGCGCGGCAACCTCGCAGGCAACGTGCTGCTGGTCGACGATCTCGTCGATTCGGGCGTCACGCTCGCGCGGGTGCAGGAGCATCTGAAAGAGCGCTATCCGTCCGTCACGGCCGTGCGCTCGGCTGTGCTCTGGTACAAAGGTTGCTCCAAGGTGAAGCCCGATTACCATACGCAGTACTTGCCGACGAATCCGTGGATTCATCAGCCGTTCGAAGAATGGGACACGGTGCGTCCGCACAACCTCGAGGCATGGATCAAGCGCGGTCGCGCGCAGCGCGACGGCTCGGGCGCGTAA
- the hflC gene encoding protease modulator HflC, whose protein sequence is MNRIIALVVAIVIAAFAASSTVLSVDPRHMAVLSGRDGAQPELAGPGIHFKLPPPLQTATLIDTRLQSLESPDPLQVATEDKHDLLVAYAVKYRISDPMKYFTATGGDPAAAAERLAAALKSALGDAFGKHALDDALGGQREIANAARDAVRVQASGLGVDVVDVQLTRIDLPAAQTDAVYQRMIAALRDQAAKVRADSAADVEQIKADAEREQQAVLANAYKSAQTIKGEGDAKAASIAADAFGRDPQFYQFYASLQAYRNTFKRNDIIVVDPDSEFFRFMRSPTGGAAPAAPAPRKH, encoded by the coding sequence ATGAACCGAATCATTGCGCTCGTCGTCGCAATCGTGATCGCCGCGTTCGCGGCGTCGTCGACCGTGCTGAGCGTCGATCCGCGCCATATGGCCGTGCTGTCGGGGCGCGACGGCGCGCAGCCCGAGCTTGCCGGCCCCGGCATCCATTTCAAGCTGCCGCCGCCGTTGCAGACTGCGACGCTGATCGATACGCGCCTGCAATCGCTCGAATCGCCGGATCCGTTGCAGGTGGCGACCGAAGACAAGCACGATCTGCTCGTTGCGTACGCGGTCAAGTACCGGATCAGCGACCCGATGAAGTACTTCACGGCGACGGGCGGCGACCCGGCTGCTGCTGCCGAGCGGCTGGCTGCCGCGCTGAAGTCCGCACTCGGCGACGCGTTCGGCAAGCATGCGCTCGACGACGCGCTCGGCGGCCAGCGGGAGATCGCGAATGCGGCCCGCGATGCGGTGCGCGTACAGGCGTCGGGCCTCGGCGTCGACGTGGTCGACGTCCAGTTGACGCGTATCGACCTGCCCGCTGCGCAGACGGACGCCGTGTATCAGCGGATGATTGCCGCGCTGCGCGATCAGGCCGCGAAGGTGCGTGCCGACAGTGCGGCCGACGTCGAGCAGATCAAGGCCGACGCGGAACGCGAACAGCAGGCGGTGCTCGCGAATGCGTACAAGTCGGCGCAGACGATCAAGGGCGAGGGCGACGCGAAGGCCGCGTCGATCGCCGCCGACGCGTTTGGCCGCGATCCGCAGTTCTATCAGTTCTACGCGAGCCTGCAGGCTTACCGGAATACGTTCAAGCGCAACGACATCATCGTCGTCGATCCCGACAGCGAGTTCTTCCGTTTCATGCGCAGCCCGACGGGCGGCGCCGCACCGGCGGCGCCTGCTCCCCGCAAACACTGA
- a CDS encoding Tex family protein, with the protein MTETVALKIVQRIATELSVQPRQVAAAVQLLDEGSTVPFIARYRKEVTGNLDDTQLRQLEERLLYLRELEDRRAAILSSIDEQGKLTDELRAAIDAADSKQVLEDLYLPYKPKRRTRAQIAREAGLEPLAQALLANPLLDPQTEAAAYVDADKGVADVKAALDGARDILSEQFGETAELLGKLRDYLHSQGVVSSAVVEGKENEEGEKFRDYYDYAETIRTVPSHRALALFRGRNAGVLTVKLGLGDELDAQVPHPGEAMIARHFGIANQGRPADKWLSDVCRWCWRVKVQPHIENELLTQLRETAEAEAIRVFARNLKDLLLAAPAGPKAVIGLDPGLRTGVKVAVVDRTGKLLATDTIYPHEPRRDWDGSLAKLARLAAQTQAELISIGNGTASRETDKLASELIAKHPELRLQKIVVSEAGASVYSASELAAKEFPDLDVSLRGAVSIARRLQDPLAELVKIEPKAIGVGQYQHDVNQRELARSLDAVVEDCVNAVGVDANTASVALLARVSGLNATLARNIVDYRDANGPFPSRDHLRKVPRLGDKTFEQAAGFLRINGGENPLDRSSVHPEAYPVVERILAKINKRIDDVLGSRDALSGLSPAEFVDERFGLPTVRDILSELEKPGRDPRPEFKTATFRDGVEKVSDLVPGMLLEGVVTNVAAFGAFVDVGVHQDGLVHVSAMSTKFIKDPHEVVKAGQVVKVKVLDVDVKRQRIALTMRLDDDAAAPGMAPRGGQDRGGAGRGAVRPQRSREPEPAGAMAAAFAKLKR; encoded by the coding sequence ATGACGGAAACCGTAGCACTCAAGATCGTACAGCGCATCGCCACCGAACTGTCCGTCCAGCCACGCCAGGTCGCGGCGGCAGTGCAACTCCTCGACGAAGGCTCGACCGTTCCGTTCATTGCCCGGTACCGCAAGGAAGTGACCGGCAACCTGGACGACACGCAGCTGCGCCAGCTCGAGGAGCGGCTCCTTTATCTGCGCGAGCTCGAGGATCGCCGCGCCGCGATCCTGTCGAGCATCGACGAACAGGGCAAGCTGACCGACGAACTGCGCGCCGCGATCGACGCGGCCGACAGCAAGCAGGTGCTCGAAGACCTCTATCTGCCCTACAAGCCGAAACGCCGCACGCGCGCACAGATCGCCCGCGAAGCCGGGCTCGAGCCGCTCGCGCAGGCGCTGCTGGCCAATCCGCTGCTCGACCCGCAAACCGAGGCGGCCGCGTACGTCGATGCCGACAAGGGCGTCGCCGACGTAAAGGCCGCGCTCGACGGCGCGCGCGACATCTTGTCCGAGCAATTCGGCGAGACGGCGGAACTGCTCGGCAAGCTGCGCGACTACCTGCACAGCCAGGGCGTCGTGTCGTCGGCGGTCGTCGAAGGCAAGGAGAACGAGGAAGGCGAGAAGTTCCGCGACTACTACGACTACGCGGAAACGATCCGCACCGTGCCGTCGCACCGCGCGCTGGCGCTGTTCCGCGGCCGCAATGCGGGCGTGCTGACCGTTAAGCTCGGCCTCGGCGACGAACTCGACGCGCAGGTTCCGCATCCAGGCGAAGCGATGATCGCGCGCCATTTCGGAATCGCGAACCAGGGCCGCCCGGCCGACAAGTGGCTGTCCGACGTGTGCCGCTGGTGCTGGCGTGTGAAGGTGCAGCCGCACATCGAGAACGAACTCCTCACCCAACTGCGTGAAACGGCCGAAGCCGAGGCGATCCGCGTGTTCGCGCGCAACCTGAAGGATCTGCTGCTCGCCGCGCCGGCCGGCCCGAAGGCCGTGATCGGCCTCGACCCCGGCCTGCGCACCGGCGTGAAGGTCGCCGTGGTCGACCGCACCGGCAAGCTGCTGGCGACCGATACGATCTACCCGCACGAGCCGCGCCGCGACTGGGACGGCTCGCTGGCGAAGCTCGCCCGGCTCGCCGCGCAGACGCAGGCCGAGCTGATCAGTATCGGCAACGGCACCGCGTCGCGCGAAACCGACAAGCTCGCGAGCGAGCTGATCGCGAAGCATCCGGAGCTGCGGTTGCAGAAGATCGTCGTGTCGGAAGCCGGCGCGTCGGTCTACTCGGCGTCGGAGCTGGCGGCAAAGGAATTCCCGGATCTCGACGTGTCGCTGCGCGGCGCCGTGTCGATCGCGCGTCGACTGCAGGACCCGCTCGCCGAGCTCGTGAAGATCGAACCGAAAGCAATCGGCGTCGGCCAGTACCAGCACGACGTGAACCAGCGCGAACTGGCCCGCTCGCTCGACGCGGTGGTCGAGGACTGCGTGAACGCGGTCGGCGTCGACGCGAACACCGCGTCGGTCGCGCTGCTCGCACGCGTGTCGGGCCTCAATGCGACGCTCGCGCGCAACATCGTCGACTATCGCGATGCGAACGGTCCGTTCCCGTCGCGCGATCACCTGCGCAAGGTACCGCGCCTTGGCGACAAGACGTTCGAACAGGCTGCCGGCTTCCTGCGCATCAACGGCGGCGAGAATCCGCTCGACCGCTCGTCGGTGCACCCGGAAGCGTATCCGGTCGTCGAGCGGATTCTCGCGAAGATCAACAAGCGGATCGACGACGTGCTCGGCAGCCGTGACGCACTGTCAGGCCTGTCGCCGGCGGAATTCGTCGACGAACGTTTCGGGTTGCCGACCGTGCGCGACATCCTGTCCGAACTGGAAAAACCGGGTCGTGACCCGCGCCCGGAATTCAAGACCGCGACGTTCCGCGACGGCGTCGAAAAAGTGTCCGATCTGGTGCCGGGCATGCTGCTCGAAGGTGTCGTGACGAACGTCGCGGCATTTGGCGCGTTCGTCGACGTCGGCGTACACCAGGACGGCCTCGTTCACGTATCCGCGATGTCGACGAAGTTCATCAAGGATCCGCACGAAGTCGTGAAGGCCGGCCAGGTCGTCAAGGTCAAGGTCCTCGACGTCGACGTGAAGCGTCAGCGGATTGCGCTGACGATGCGCCTCGACGACGATGCGGCCGCACCCGGCATGGCGCCGCGCGGCGGCCAGGATCGCGGCGGCGCCGGCCGCGGCGCGGTGCGCCCGCAACGTTCGCGCGAGCCGGAACCCGCCGGCGCGATGGCCGCGGCGTTCGCGAAGCTCAAGCGCTGA
- a CDS encoding adenylosuccinate synthase, with product MSASAVNVTPGRNVVVVGTQWGDEGKGKIVDWLTDHAQGVVRFQGGHNAGHTLIIGGKKTILRLIPSGIMREGVACYIGNGVVLSPEALFKEIGELEEAGVNVRDRLFISEATTLILPYHIAIDQAREARKGAGKIGTTGRGIGPAYEDKVGRRALRVQDLFDAKTFADRLRENLDFHNFVLTQYLGGAAVDFQATLDTMLGYADRLKPMVADVSRRLYDANNAGQNLLFEGAQGTLLDIDHGTYPFVTSSNCVAGAASAGAGVGPQKLNYILGITKAYCTRVGSGPFPSELYDADNPQRQDQVGVTLANVGKEFGSVTGRPRRTGWLDAAALRRSIQINGVSGLCMTKLDVLDGLDEVKLCVGYKVDGKDVDILPRGAVDVARCEPVYETFAGWKESTVGIKTWDALPANAQAYLTRVQQVAGVPVDMISTGPDRDETILLRHPFKV from the coding sequence ATGTCTGCCAGCGCAGTGAACGTGACTCCCGGGCGCAATGTCGTCGTCGTGGGAACGCAATGGGGTGATGAAGGCAAGGGCAAGATCGTCGACTGGCTGACGGACCACGCTCAGGGCGTCGTGCGTTTCCAGGGCGGTCACAACGCCGGCCACACCCTCATCATCGGCGGCAAGAAAACCATCTTGCGCCTCATTCCGTCGGGCATCATGCGTGAAGGCGTCGCCTGCTACATCGGCAATGGCGTCGTTCTGTCCCCCGAGGCACTGTTCAAGGAAATCGGCGAGCTGGAAGAAGCCGGCGTGAACGTGCGTGACCGCCTGTTCATCTCCGAAGCCACGACACTGATCCTGCCGTACCACATCGCGATCGACCAGGCGCGCGAAGCGCGCAAGGGCGCGGGCAAGATCGGTACGACCGGCCGCGGCATCGGCCCCGCGTACGAAGACAAGGTCGGCCGCCGCGCGCTGCGCGTGCAGGACCTGTTCGACGCAAAGACTTTCGCCGACCGCCTGCGCGAGAACCTCGATTTCCACAACTTCGTGCTGACCCAGTATCTCGGCGGCGCGGCCGTCGATTTCCAGGCCACGCTCGATACGATGCTCGGCTATGCCGATCGCCTGAAGCCGATGGTGGCCGACGTGTCGCGCCGTCTGTACGACGCGAACAATGCCGGTCAGAACCTGCTGTTCGAAGGCGCGCAGGGCACGCTGCTCGACATCGACCACGGCACCTATCCGTTCGTCACGTCGAGCAACTGCGTCGCGGGTGCGGCGTCGGCGGGCGCCGGCGTGGGTCCGCAAAAGCTGAACTACATCCTCGGCATCACGAAGGCGTACTGCACGCGCGTCGGCTCGGGCCCGTTCCCGAGCGAGCTGTACGATGCGGACAATCCGCAGCGTCAGGACCAGGTCGGTGTCACGCTCGCGAACGTCGGCAAGGAATTCGGCTCGGTTACCGGCCGTCCGCGCCGCACCGGCTGGCTCGATGCGGCGGCACTGCGCCGCTCGATCCAGATCAACGGCGTGTCGGGCCTGTGCATGACGAAACTCGACGTGCTCGACGGTCTCGATGAAGTGAAGCTGTGCGTCGGCTACAAGGTCGACGGCAAGGACGTGGACATCCTGCCGCGCGGTGCGGTCGACGTCGCGCGTTGCGAACCGGTGTACGAAACGTTCGCAGGCTGGAAGGAAAGCACTGTCGGCATCAAGACGTGGGACGCACTGCCGGCGAATGCGCAGGCATACCTGACCCGCGTCCAGCAAGTGGCCGGCGTGCCGGTCGACATGATTTCGACGGGCCCGGACCGCGACGAAACGATCCTGCTCCGCCATCCGTTCAAGGTCTAA
- a CDS encoding potassium transporter Kup, translating into MNDTTQATDAAHAHSTHQHSLQALAIAAIGVVFGDIGTSPLYSLKEAFSPAHGIPLTEASILGVISLLFWAIILVVGIKYLLFVMRADNNGEGGVLALMALSLRPLDSKTRVAGALMALGIFGACMFYGDAVITPAISVMSAVEGLEIATPRLSHLVLPITIVILIALFWIQRHGTATVGKLFGPIMVLWFIVLAALGVYHIMRAPGIIAAINPYYAASFMADHLLQAYVVLGSVVLVLTGAEALYADMGHFGAKPIRLAAYGLVMPSLVLNYFGQGALLIQNPKAIENPFFLMAPEWALLPLVVLSTVATVIASQAVISGAYSLTSQAIQLGYVPRMKVLHTSELAIGQIYVPVVNWLLLFVILCIVIGFKSSDNLAAAYGIAVTATMVITTVLACVVMVKVWNWNRLLVGAIITVFLAVDLGFFGANLLKVAQGGWLPLGIGALLFFLLMTWYKGRHIVKERTAADGIPLEPFLQGLLAHPPHRVSGTAIYLTGNDKLVPVSLLHNLKHNKVLHERTIFLTFVTRDIPYVRDDKRLSSRDAGGGLYIVKAQYGFNETPDVKAVLEEFGRTHDMTFELMDTSFFLARETVVPTHLPGMSIWRERVFAWMHQNAAKPTDFFSIPANRVVELGTKIEI; encoded by the coding sequence ATGAACGACACGACCCAGGCGACCGACGCCGCCCATGCGCATTCGACGCACCAACATTCGTTGCAGGCGCTCGCGATAGCGGCGATCGGCGTCGTGTTCGGGGACATCGGCACGAGCCCGCTCTATTCGCTCAAGGAAGCGTTCAGCCCCGCCCACGGCATTCCGTTGACCGAAGCGTCGATCCTCGGCGTGATCTCGCTGCTGTTCTGGGCGATCATCCTCGTGGTCGGCATCAAGTATCTGCTGTTCGTGATGCGCGCCGACAACAACGGCGAAGGCGGCGTGCTCGCGCTGATGGCGCTGTCGCTGCGGCCGCTCGATTCGAAAACGCGCGTCGCGGGCGCACTGATGGCACTCGGGATATTCGGCGCGTGCATGTTCTACGGCGACGCGGTGATCACACCGGCTATCTCCGTGATGTCGGCGGTCGAAGGCCTCGAGATCGCGACACCTCGCCTGTCACACCTCGTGTTGCCGATCACGATCGTGATCCTGATCGCGCTGTTCTGGATCCAGCGTCACGGCACCGCAACGGTCGGCAAGCTGTTCGGGCCGATCATGGTTCTATGGTTCATCGTACTCGCCGCGCTCGGCGTGTATCACATCATGCGCGCGCCGGGCATCATCGCGGCGATCAACCCATACTATGCCGCGTCGTTCATGGCGGACCACCTGCTGCAGGCTTACGTCGTGCTGGGCTCCGTCGTGCTGGTGCTGACCGGTGCGGAAGCGCTCTATGCGGACATGGGGCACTTCGGCGCGAAGCCGATTCGCCTCGCCGCGTACGGGCTCGTGATGCCGTCGCTCGTGCTGAACTACTTCGGCCAGGGCGCGCTGCTGATCCAGAATCCGAAAGCGATCGAGAATCCGTTCTTCCTGATGGCGCCGGAGTGGGCGCTGCTGCCGCTCGTCGTGCTGTCGACGGTCGCAACCGTGATTGCTTCGCAGGCCGTGATTTCCGGCGCGTATTCGCTGACGTCGCAGGCGATCCAGCTCGGTTACGTGCCGCGCATGAAGGTGCTGCATACGTCCGAGCTGGCGATCGGCCAGATCTACGTGCCGGTCGTGAACTGGCTGTTGCTGTTCGTGATCCTGTGCATCGTGATCGGCTTCAAGAGCTCCGACAACCTGGCTGCCGCGTACGGCATCGCGGTGACGGCGACGATGGTGATTACGACCGTGCTCGCGTGTGTCGTGATGGTGAAGGTGTGGAACTGGAACCGGCTGCTCGTCGGCGCGATCATCACGGTCTTTCTCGCGGTCGACCTCGGCTTCTTCGGCGCGAACCTGCTGAAGGTTGCGCAGGGCGGCTGGCTGCCGCTCGGGATCGGCGCACTGTTGTTCTTCCTGCTGATGACCTGGTACAAGGGCCGTCACATCGTCAAGGAGCGCACGGCCGCCGACGGTATCCCGCTCGAACCGTTCCTGCAGGGGCTGCTCGCGCATCCGCCGCATCGCGTGTCGGGTACGGCGATCTATCTGACCGGCAACGACAAGCTCGTGCCCGTCAGCCTGCTGCACAATCTCAAGCACAACAAGGTGCTGCACGAGCGGACCATTTTCCTGACCTTCGTCACGCGCGACATCCCGTATGTGCGCGACGACAAGCGCCTCAGTTCCCGCGATGCGGGCGGTGGCCTGTACATCGTCAAGGCGCAGTACGGCTTCAACGAGACGCCTGACGTGAAAGCGGTGCTGGAGGAATTCGGCCGCACGCACGACATGACGTTCGAGCTGATGGACACATCGTTCTTCCTCGCACGCGAAACGGTGGTGCCGACGCATCTGCCCGGCATGTCGATCTGGCGCGAACGCGTGTTCGCGTGGATGCATCAGAACGCGGCCAAGCCGACCGACTTCTTCTCGATTCCGGCGAACCGCGTCGTCGAACTCGGCACCAAGATCGAGATCTGA
- the hflK gene encoding FtsH protease activity modulator HflK, which translates to MNEYNERSTWRRMRALLSINDPRWGRGDGKGNDGSRPRANESKRPPGGDGDGPPDLDEMWRNFNRRLSGLFGGKGGNGFRPDNGRAARVGVGIVIGVLIAVYAGSGLFVVQDGQTGVVLQFGKLSGTVGQGVHWRAPYPFASHEIVDTSQVRSIEIGRNNVVRLANVKEAAMLTRDADIVDVRFVVQYRIRSATDYLFRSVDPERSVSQAAQAAVRAIVGTRSAADLLNQDRDALREQLSAAIQRDLDRYQSGLEVTAVTMQSVTAPEQTQAAYAEVAKARDEREAAKRAAQAYANDLLPKAQRDAAKLADDANAYAQRVVTEAEGDAERFKQVYAQYSKAPAVIRERMYLETMQQIYSNATKVFVGNKGGNSVVYLPLDKLVEQGRQSAANATAATNAANATAAAGAAVPDQSSAPAAAASSAPASAASAAAAPAPGSDVLRSREAFRSRSREDDTK; encoded by the coding sequence GTGAACGAATACAACGAGCGGAGTACCTGGCGGCGGATGCGCGCCTTGCTGTCGATCAACGATCCCCGCTGGGGGCGTGGTGATGGCAAGGGCAACGACGGATCCCGTCCGCGTGCGAACGAATCGAAGCGTCCGCCCGGCGGCGACGGTGACGGCCCGCCCGATCTCGACGAGATGTGGCGCAACTTCAACCGGCGTCTGAGCGGCCTGTTCGGCGGCAAGGGCGGCAACGGCTTCCGGCCCGATAATGGCCGGGCCGCGCGCGTCGGCGTCGGCATCGTGATCGGCGTGCTGATCGCCGTATATGCGGGCAGCGGGCTGTTCGTCGTGCAGGACGGCCAGACGGGCGTCGTGCTGCAGTTCGGCAAGTTGTCGGGCACGGTAGGCCAGGGCGTCCACTGGCGCGCGCCATATCCGTTCGCGTCGCACGAGATCGTCGACACGTCGCAGGTCCGTTCGATCGAGATCGGCCGAAACAACGTCGTGCGTCTCGCGAACGTGAAGGAAGCGGCGATGCTCACGCGCGACGCCGACATCGTCGATGTGCGTTTCGTCGTTCAGTACCGGATCCGCTCCGCCACCGATTACCTGTTCCGCAGCGTCGATCCCGAGCGCAGCGTGTCGCAGGCCGCACAGGCTGCGGTGCGCGCGATCGTCGGCACGCGCAGTGCAGCCGACCTGCTGAACCAGGATCGCGACGCGCTGCGCGAGCAGCTATCCGCCGCGATTCAGCGCGATCTCGATCGCTACCAGTCCGGGCTCGAGGTCACGGCCGTCACGATGCAGAGCGTCACGGCGCCCGAGCAGACGCAGGCCGCGTATGCGGAAGTCGCGAAGGCGCGCGACGAGCGCGAGGCTGCGAAGCGGGCCGCGCAGGCCTACGCGAACGACCTGCTGCCGAAGGCGCAGCGCGATGCGGCGAAGCTCGCCGACGACGCAAATGCGTATGCGCAGCGCGTGGTCACCGAAGCCGAAGGCGACGCCGAGCGCTTCAAGCAGGTCTATGCGCAATATTCGAAGGCGCCCGCGGTGATTCGCGAGCGGATGTACCTCGAGACGATGCAGCAAATCTATTCGAACGCGACGAAGGTGTTCGTCGGCAACAAGGGCGGCAACAGCGTCGTGTACCTGCCGCTCGACAAGCTCGTCGAGCAGGGGCGGCAAAGCGCCGCGAATGCGACGGCCGCGACGAATGCGGCGAATGCGACGGCAGCCGCTGGCGCAGCCGTGCCCGACCAGTCATCGGCGCCAGCTGCTGCCGCGTCAAGCGCGCCGGCGAGCGCGGCTTCGGCTGCCGCGGCGCCTGCACCGGGCAGCGACGTGCTGCGATCCCGCGAAGCGTTCCGCAGCCGCTCGCGCGAAGACGATACGAAGTAA
- a CDS encoding DUF2065 domain-containing protein has product MDLAGSLLLAVALMLIIEGAFPFVFPVAWRDTFRRIAERPPHHIRIGGLIVMALGLVLLLLAT; this is encoded by the coding sequence ATGGATCTGGCTGGCTCGTTGTTGCTCGCGGTAGCACTGATGCTGATCATCGAGGGGGCGTTCCCCTTCGTGTTTCCCGTCGCCTGGCGCGACACGTTTCGTAGAATAGCGGAGCGGCCGCCGCATCATATCCGGATCGGCGGGCTCATCGTGATGGCGCTCGGGCTCGTCCTGCTGCTGCTTGCCACTTGA
- a CDS encoding ATP phosphoribosyltransferase regulatory subunit: MSTWLLPENIADVLPSEARKIEELRRRLLDRFRSYGYEMVMPPLLEYLESLLTSGGADLRLRTFKLVDQLSGRTLGLRADITPQVARIDAHLLNRQGVTRLCYAGHVMHTRPRGLHATREQIQIGAEIYGHAGLEADLEIQQLMLDALHLAGLSRIRLDLCHAGVLAALLARDAQAAERGEALYDALSGKDVPLLSELTDDLGADTRAALRALPQLYGDASVLDEARARLPVLPEITRALDDLAQLAVQAKGVEVAIDLADLRGYAYHSGAMFTAYIDGVPNAIARGGRYDHVGQAYGRARPATGFSLDLRELARISPVEARGTAILAPWAQDDALSAAVAALRDAGEVVIQALPGHDHVLDEFACDRSLVERNGAWVVEPR; encoded by the coding sequence ATGTCGACCTGGTTACTTCCCGAGAATATCGCCGACGTACTGCCGTCGGAAGCGCGCAAGATCGAGGAGCTGCGCCGCAGGCTGCTCGACCGCTTCCGTTCGTACGGCTATGAAATGGTGATGCCGCCGCTGCTCGAATACCTCGAGTCGCTGTTGACGAGCGGCGGCGCCGACCTGCGCCTGCGCACCTTCAAGCTGGTCGACCAATTGTCGGGCCGTACGCTCGGGTTGCGTGCGGACATCACGCCGCAGGTCGCGCGCATCGACGCGCATTTGCTGAACCGTCAGGGCGTGACGCGTCTTTGCTACGCGGGGCACGTGATGCATACGCGCCCGCGCGGCCTGCATGCCACGCGCGAGCAGATCCAGATCGGCGCCGAAATCTACGGCCATGCTGGGCTGGAAGCCGATCTCGAGATCCAGCAGCTGATGCTCGACGCGCTGCACCTCGCGGGGCTGTCGCGGATCCGCCTCGATCTGTGCCACGCGGGCGTGCTCGCGGCGCTGCTCGCGCGCGACGCGCAGGCGGCCGAGCGCGGCGAAGCGCTGTACGACGCACTGTCGGGCAAGGACGTGCCGCTGCTGAGTGAACTGACCGACGATCTCGGCGCGGACACGCGCGCGGCGCTGCGTGCGCTGCCGCAACTGTACGGCGACGCAAGCGTGCTCGACGAAGCGCGCGCACGCCTGCCGGTGCTGCCCGAGATCACGCGCGCGCTGGACGACCTCGCGCAACTCGCGGTCCAGGCGAAGGGCGTCGAAGTGGCGATCGATCTCGCCGATCTGCGCGGCTACGCTTACCACAGCGGCGCGATGTTCACGGCCTACATCGACGGCGTGCCGAACGCGATCGCGCGCGGCGGCCGCTACGACCACGTGGGCCAGGCCTATGGTCGCGCGCGGCCGGCGACGGGCTTCTCGCTCGACCTGCGCGAGCTCGCGCGGATTTCGCCGGTCGAGGCGCGCGGCACCGCGATACTTGCCCCGTGGGCGCAGGACGATGCGCTGAGCGCAGCCGTCGCGGCGCTGCGCGATGCGGGCGAGGTCGTGATTCAGGCGTTGCCGGGACACGACCACGTGCTCGACGAGTTCGCGTGCGACCGTTCGCTCGTCGAGCGGAACGGTGCATGGGTGGTCGAACCCCGTTAA